The Pseudomonas sp. LFM046 region GGTGGACGCTGGCTGCTGGGGCAGGTGCCCGGGCTGGAAGTGGAGGGCTACAGCGGCAGGCTCGGCGGGCGCTGGAGTGCCGAGCGGCTGGCGTGGAAGCAGGAAGGCACTGCCCTTGAAGTGAAGGCACCGTTGCTGGACTGGTCGCCCACCTGCCTGCTGCGCCGGACCCTGTGCATCGACGAGCTGGCCAGCGACAGCATCCGGCTCGATCTGCCCCCGTCGGAGTCTGATTCGGATTCCGGCCCGATCAGCCTGCCGGAACTGCGCCTGCCCCTGGCGCTGCAGGTCGGGCAAGTGCGCATCGGCCGCTTCATCCTCGATGGCACCGATCAGTTGCAGCAGCTCGAACTCGCCGCCCACTGGCAGGCTGACGGCTTGCAACTGGAACGCCTGAGCCTGCGCCGCGACAGCCTGGCCCTGGACCTGCAAGGCTCCCTGCACCCCGAAGGCGGCTGGCCGCTGTCGCTGCAGGGCAGCCTGCGCCTGCCCGCGCCAGGGGATGCGCCCTGGACGCTGGCGCTCAAGGCGGACGGTGACCTGCAAGGTGCGCTCAAGCTCCGGGCCGACAGCAGCGGCTATCTGGCCGGAACGCTCGACGGCGAGTTGCGCCCGCTGGCGGAACACCTGCCGGCCAGCGCCCGCCTGCGGGCGGATGGCTTCAAGGGCAGTGCCGACCTGCCGGATACCTTGACGCTCAACCAGGTGGAACTGAGCGCCACGGGCGACCTCGACAAGGGCTACGTCGTGCAGGGCAAGGCCACTTTGCCCGGCGACGGTGGCGCGGTGGCGCTGGGCCTGGACGGCCGGGTGGATGCCAAGGGCGCGGACGTCCAGCAACTGCTACTGACGGGGGAGCCCGAGCAGACCCTGGCGCTGCAGGGCCGGGTCGACTGGCAGCAGGCGCTGGTCATCGACAGCCGCCTGCAATGGCGCGATTTCCCCTGGCAGCGGCTGTTCCCCCAGGAGCAACCGCCACCGGTGGCGTTGCATCAGCTGGACGCCGAAATGCGTTACACGGAGGCCCGCTACGAGGGCAAATTCGACGCCAGTCTCAAGGGCCCGGCTGGCGATTTCAGCCTGGCCAGCCCGGTGGCCGGCGATCTGGCCAGCGTCAGCCTGCCCGACCTGCAGCTCAAGGCCGGGCAGGGCAGGGCTCAAGGCCAGGTGAAGATCGACTTCGCACAAGGCGTCGGCTGGGACAGCCAGCTGGCAGTGAGCGATCTGGACCCCTCCTACTGGCTGGCCGAGCTGCCGGGCAGGCTGGCCGGCCAATTGCAGTCGAAAGGTGCCTGGCGGAACCAGCGCCTGGAGCTAGCCGCCGACCTTGACCTCAAGGGCCAGCTGCGTGGCCAGCCGGCGCTGCTCCAGGCCAAGGCCGAAGGCGCGGGCGAGCGCTGGCTGCTCAATGCGCTGCAGGTGCGCCTGGGCGACAACAAGGTCGAAGGCAAGGCGCAGCTGGACCAGAAACTCAACGGTCACCTCGATCTCGCCCTGAACCGCCTCGGTCAGCTCTGGCCGAAGCTCTTCGGCAAGGCCCAGGGCCACCTCGACCTCGCCGGCACTCTGCAAGCGCCGCAAGGCAAGTTGACGCTGACTGGCGAACGCATGGGGCAGGGCGAGAACCGTCTCGACCGCCTCAAGCTGGATGCCCAACTGGACGCCGCCCAGCGTGGGCGGGTGCAGTTGCAGGTGGACGGCCTGGCCTCGGGCGACAACGAATTTGGCACCCTGACCGCCGACGGCTCCGGTGATCGCCAGCGTCAGCAACTGGACCTCAACCTCAAGGGCCCGCTGCTCGACCTGTTGCTCGCCCTGGAGGGCAAGCTCGACGGCAGCGACTGGCGTGGCCGCCTGGCGCGGGGCGAGGTCCAGGCCGGTGCCCAGGACTGGCGGCTGGAAGCCCCGGCCAAGCTGGAGCGGCTGGCTGGCGGCAAGATGAATTTCGGTGCCCATTGCTGGCGTTCAGGGCCGGCAAGCCTTTGTGGCGGCGAGCAGCGCCTGCTGCCCGAGCCGAAGCTGGACTACCGCCTGCGCGACTTCCCCCTCGCCAGCCTCGCGCGCTGGCTGCCGGAGGATTTCGCCTGGCAGGGGCAGCTCAACGGTGATCTCAAGCTCGATCTGCCGGCCAGCGGGCCCAACGGCCACATCACCCTGGACGCGGGCAGCGGCGTGCTGCGCCTGAAGGAAGAAGACCACTGGGTCGACTTCCCCTACCAGCGCCTGCTGCTGGACAGCACGCTGCGCCCGCAGCGCATCGACAGCCAGCTGGCGTTCCAGGGCCAGGGGCTCGGCCAGTTGCAGGTGGACGCCCGGATCGATCCGCGCCCGGCCAGTAAGCCGCTCTCCGGGCAGTTCCGCCTGGACGGGCTGGATCTCGCCGTGCTGCGCCCCTTCGTGTCCAAGGTGGAAAAACTGGAGGGCCGCCTGGAAGGGAGCGGGAGCCTGAGCGGGACGCTTCAGTCCCCCTATGTGCTGGGCAACCTGCGCCTGCGTGACGGCCGCATCAGCGGCGGCGAGCTGCCGATGAGCTTCGAGGCACTGGGTCTGAACGCCCGTATCGCCGGGGAGAGCCTGGAACTGAACGGCCAGTGGCGCAGCGGCGAGCAGGGCCAGGGCAGCCTTGCCGGCAACCTGGGCTGGGCCCGGGGGCTGGACCTCGACCTGACGCTGCGCGGCTCGCGCCTGCCTCTGGTGGTGGAGCCCTACGCCAACCTGGAGGTGGAGCCCGACCTGCGCCTCGGCCTGGCCGGGGAGCGCCTGGCGGTGAGCGGCAAGGTGCTGGTGCCGCGCGGCAGGATCAAGATCCGCGAACTGCCTCCGCAAGCGGTCAAGGTGTCGCCGGACGCCCGCGTGGTGGGCGAGCAGCAGGCCGAGCAGCAGCCGCTGCAGATGGCCATGAACGTGGATGTGGAGGTGGGCCAGGAGCGCCTGCAGTTCTCCGGTTTCGGCCTGACGGCGGACCTCCAGGGCCACCTCAAGGTGGGCGACAACCTGAGCGGGCGTGGTGAGCTGGTGTTAAAGAACGGGCGCTACCGGGCCTATGGCCAACGCCTCGATCTGCGCCGCGCTCGTCTGCTGTTCGCCGGCCCGCTGGACCAGCCTTACCTGGACGTGGAGGCTGTCCGCATCGTTGGTGATGTCACCGCTGGCCTGCGCCTGAACGGCCGCGCCGACGAGCCCAGCACCGAAGTCTTCTCCAACCCGGCCATGAGCCAGGAGCAGGCGCTGTCCTACCTCGTCCTCGGCCGGCCGATGGGGGGCGGCGGCGACGGCAACGCCGTGGGCCAGGCGGCCCTGGCCATGGGCCTGTCCGGCAGCGCGCCGCTGACCGGCGAACTGGCCGAGCGCCTGGGGCTCAAGGACCTGCATCTGGGCGACGACGGTGCCACCGGCCAGCTCACCGACCGCCTGAGCATCCGCTACGGCCTTGGCGTGGTGGACTCCACCAGCGTTGTGGCACTGCGCTACGAACTGACCAAGCGCCTTTACCTGGAAGCCGCCAGCGGCCTGGCCAGCTCTCTGGACCTGTTCTACAAGCGGGATTTCTAAGCGTGCGCGTGGAGGCGAATCCGTTCGCGAAAGGGCCGCGAGCAAGCCTGTAGGGGGCGCCGCGCGCACCGGCGGTTTGCTGAGGTGCCGAAGCCGATCCCGGAATCGGTGCGCACAGCACACCCCGTCAGCCAAGTGCTGGCGTCATGCCGCTGCCCGGCCGTTGCCGGCCGGGCAGGAGTGGCGTCAGGCCAGTTGGATCCAGGTGGTTTTCAGCTCGCAGTACTGGTCATGGGCGTAGACGGACTTGTCGCGACCGCCGAAGCCGGACTGCTTGTAACCGCCGAAGGGGGTGGAGATATCGCCTTCGGAGAAGCAGTTGACCGAGACGGTACCGGCACGAATGGCCGAGGCCATGCGATGGGCGGTGTTGATGTTGTCGGTCCAGAGCGAGGCGGCCAGGCCGTAGCAGGTGTCGTTGGCGATGGCGATGGCTTCTTCTTCGGTGTCGAAGGTGATCACCGCCAGGACCGGGCCGAAGATTTCGTCTCGAGCGACGGAAGAGGCATTGGTCACGTTGTCGAAAATCGTCGGTGCGACGAAGTAACCGCCACTTTCCGGATACAGGCGCACGCCGCCGTTAACCAGCCGGGCGCCTTCCGCCTTGGCCTGCTCGATATGGGCCAGCACCTTCTCCATATGGGCCTGCTCGATCAGCGCGCCGAGGCGAACGGACGGGTCCAGCGGGTCGCCGGTGGTCCAGTCCTCCAACTGACGCACCAGCTCGTCGAGCAGGGCGTCCTTGATGGAACGATGGACGATCAGGCGGGACCCCGCCGAGCAGTTTTCGCCCATGTTCCAGAACGCCGCGCTGAGCACATTGCTGGCCACGGTCTGCAGGTCAGAAGCGTCCGCCATGACCACCTGCGGGTTCTT contains the following coding sequences:
- a CDS encoding translocation/assembly module TamB domain-containing protein, with product MRRALKIGLSGLAVVVAAVVAVPAVLLFSEAGGRWLLGQVPGLEVEGYSGRLGGRWSAERLAWKQEGTALEVKAPLLDWSPTCLLRRTLCIDELASDSIRLDLPPSESDSDSGPISLPELRLPLALQVGQVRIGRFILDGTDQLQQLELAAHWQADGLQLERLSLRRDSLALDLQGSLHPEGGWPLSLQGSLRLPAPGDAPWTLALKADGDLQGALKLRADSSGYLAGTLDGELRPLAEHLPASARLRADGFKGSADLPDTLTLNQVELSATGDLDKGYVVQGKATLPGDGGAVALGLDGRVDAKGADVQQLLLTGEPEQTLALQGRVDWQQALVIDSRLQWRDFPWQRLFPQEQPPPVALHQLDAEMRYTEARYEGKFDASLKGPAGDFSLASPVAGDLASVSLPDLQLKAGQGRAQGQVKIDFAQGVGWDSQLAVSDLDPSYWLAELPGRLAGQLQSKGAWRNQRLELAADLDLKGQLRGQPALLQAKAEGAGERWLLNALQVRLGDNKVEGKAQLDQKLNGHLDLALNRLGQLWPKLFGKAQGHLDLAGTLQAPQGKLTLTGERMGQGENRLDRLKLDAQLDAAQRGRVQLQVDGLASGDNEFGTLTADGSGDRQRQQLDLNLKGPLLDLLLALEGKLDGSDWRGRLARGEVQAGAQDWRLEAPAKLERLAGGKMNFGAHCWRSGPASLCGGEQRLLPEPKLDYRLRDFPLASLARWLPEDFAWQGQLNGDLKLDLPASGPNGHITLDAGSGVLRLKEEDHWVDFPYQRLLLDSTLRPQRIDSQLAFQGQGLGQLQVDARIDPRPASKPLSGQFRLDGLDLAVLRPFVSKVEKLEGRLEGSGSLSGTLQSPYVLGNLRLRDGRISGGELPMSFEALGLNARIAGESLELNGQWRSGEQGQGSLAGNLGWARGLDLDLTLRGSRLPLVVEPYANLEVEPDLRLGLAGERLAVSGKVLVPRGRIKIRELPPQAVKVSPDARVVGEQQAEQQPLQMAMNVDVEVGQERLQFSGFGLTADLQGHLKVGDNLSGRGELVLKNGRYRAYGQRLDLRRARLLFAGPLDQPYLDVEAVRIVGDVTAGLRLNGRADEPSTEVFSNPAMSQEQALSYLVLGRPMGGGGDGNAVGQAALAMGLSGSAPLTGELAERLGLKDLHLGDDGATGQLTDRLSIRYGLGVVDSTSVVALRYELTKRLYLEAASGLASSLDLFYKRDF